Within the Paenibacillus sp. AN1007 genome, the region CCGGTTTGGCCCGGTTGATCGGAATCTGCAAATCCCGTTCATATCGCTGCAACGCCCAGGTTGCTGATTCCGGGTAAAACTGCTGCAGTACATCTTCTACCCCAGCAGCAAGCTGGTCTAATGCTGCGCCTTCCGTCTGCGTCAGAAGCTGCATCTCCAGCACATTTTCATAGAGCGGAGGCAGCAGATTCATTAATACATCCGCTTTACTCACGTCACCTTCACCGTCCCCAGCACAGCGACAGCTCCCGGTGCAATCTCCAGATTGGACATGCCGCCGTTGACCAGCAGATTGCTGTAATCGATCACAGGCGGAATATCCAGAATGACATTGGCAATCCTTGTCCAACGAACGAGCGGATCAGCAAAAGCCAGTTCTTTCAGATATGCCGTCACCCCCGTCTCAATCAAAGATTCCACGCCTTCATACGTTGATCCTGAAGCGAGTGTAACCTGTACTTCGATATCAATGGGGACTTCTTCCGCCCCCACAACTGTGACAACAGGGCCTATGGGGGCGGCCCCTTCGCCCATGCCATCCTGCGTAGGATCGATATACTGCTGCACGGCCTCAATGATGCCCTCAGCAGGAGCATGCATCTCATTATTGAGCAAAGCCACCTTAACCGTGCCCGGACCATTCCACAGCGGAAATGCCTTCGCTTTGCCAACTCCGGAATTTTCCCGCGCCCACAGCTCATATTGATACTTGTTCGCACTTGTGACCGGGCGAGAAACTTTGTCCTGATAACGATCATACAGAGCTTGATCGGTCTCCTCGTCTTCCCCTGGAACCAACAATTTGTTTAATTCGGCGGTGGTCAGTCCTGCAATGTAATCAATGGGTAACAGTGTCCCGGTGTACTCATTGCCTTCCGCACCAGCAACCTCACTTTCGAGCAAAAATTGCCCTGCGGTGATCCGCTCCACAGCTCTATATACTCGTTCGCCTGTCGAAAAACGGCTTTCCAGCGGAACATCCACAGGTTTGCCCGCATTATCTCGAAAGCTTGCAGACCAACGCGCCTTCGTAGGCGGTTTGCGGGTAATGCCTGACCACGCTACCGCGCGATCCAGATACTCACCCGAAGCGGTATCCGCAAATTTCAGATTGGCGTTGATATCCAATTCAATATACATCTGGGCCATCTCCACCGCTGCTGGAGCGAGGGCATCATAGATGATGCTGCCTTCCCGCTTGTCCACGCCATCCGGAACCTTGTCCAACATCCGGGTCAATATGACTTCAAATGTTTCCTGTTCATACATTCATGTTCACCTCCGTCTCCTGTCTGAAGCTTCCGAAATCCGTTGTTACGGTAAAAGAAACCTTGACTCCATCCGGCTCATGGACAAAATGAAATTCGGTGACTTCCGAAATTCGGTCGTCTGGAAGAAGTGCTTCCTGAATCCAGCGTTCCAGTTCGGATTCAACCATGGATTTCCCGGAAATACCTTCCCAAGACCATTCCATGCCGTAATCAGGCGAATAAATCAGATGTTCATAACGACGTGTGGACAAAACTTTGTACACTGCCTGTTTAACTGCCTCTTTTCCGTCTAACTGAAGCCTTCCAATGCGCTGCCCTGAAGCCTGAAGCACATAAGTTAGACTCGGAAGCACCGAAACTTCTTCCTGATCTTCTCCACCTATTTGAGAACCTTGAGGAATCATGGCTTCACCAGCCGATCCAATACAACATAACTGTCCCCACCCTGTACACGCAGCAACAAAGCCGAGTCTCCCATCATCCAGCTTTTTTGGGCTACCGATTCCGTGAGTACGAGAAAAGGGTCACTCAGTGCAAGCCGCTGCTCCACGGTGATCTCCAAAGGCTGCGTGTTCGTCACGCTTCCGTACATAATCTGTACGGGTGACTTGGCATCTACAGCGGCCACCGCCGCTTTTTTAATCACATCAAGCATCATTACTGGTTACACCACCTTCAAATCCAGTGACATTGT harbors:
- a CDS encoding baseplate J/gp47 family protein gives rise to the protein MYEQETFEVILTRMLDKVPDGVDKREGSIIYDALAPAAVEMAQMYIELDINANLKFADTASGEYLDRAVAWSGITRKPPTKARWSASFRDNAGKPVDVPLESRFSTGERVYRAVERITAGQFLLESEVAGAEGNEYTGTLLPIDYIAGLTTAELNKLLVPGEDEETDQALYDRYQDKVSRPVTSANKYQYELWARENSGVGKAKAFPLWNGPGTVKVALLNNEMHAPAEGIIEAVQQYIDPTQDGMGEGAAPIGPVVTVVGAEEVPIDIEVQVTLASGSTYEGVESLIETGVTAYLKELAFADPLVRWTRIANVILDIPPVIDYSNLLVNGGMSNLEIAPGAVAVLGTVKVT
- a CDS encoding DUF2634 domain-containing protein is translated as MIPQGSQIGGEDQEEVSVLPSLTYVLQASGQRIGRLQLDGKEAVKQAVYKVLSTRRYEHLIYSPDYGMEWSWEGISGKSMVESELERWIQEALLPDDRISEVTEFHFVHEPDGVKVSFTVTTDFGSFRQETEVNMNV
- a CDS encoding DUF2577 family protein → MMLDVIKKAAVAAVDAKSPVQIMYGSVTNTQPLEITVEQRLALSDPFLVLTESVAQKSWMMGDSALLLRVQGGDSYVVLDRLVKP